In Planococcus shixiaomingii, the DNA window GCCAAAAGCGTAAAGCCGCCGATACTCAATCGGAGCGCTCCAATTGCCAACGGATGCGCGGTTCCAGCGATAAAAGTTTGAGCTGTTCCTGTAGTTCCCCAGAGCATAGCTGCCAGCAAAACCAATATGTAAGGTAAAAAATTCACGTTTTTGCACCTGCCCTTTTCCATCTTAATTACTACCTTACCATTAAATTTAATGTTTGAGACCTGGCTTTCTATGAATTATAATAAAGGAAAAAGAGGAGGCGATCATATGTATATGACAGTCCCGGAAACTGCCGCTTTTTTATCCATGCCTGAAGAACAAGTGACCCGCTATGTACTCGAAGGCCGAATTCGCGCAGTCCATGACGGTGAACAATACTTGGTCAACACCTCACAGTTTGAGTCGCATTTTCTGCAGTTGGAACAAATCAAACAAGAACTTGAAGAATGGCGCAATACACCGATTCCTGATGATATTGATATTAAAGACGAGGATTGAAATTTTCGCATTTCAAAGTAAAAAGCCCGTTTACTGGACACATTCAGTAAACGGGCTTTTTCCTACAGAAAAAACATCTATCTAAGTTAATCTTAATTTTTCAACTACTAGTATTCCGCAAAACAACAACGCTTTCACACGGAAGGCTCCGCTGTTTTGCTCCATACCGAGAGATTTCTTAGCGCAGGCGCGTCCACGAGCTAGGCGAAGC includes these proteins:
- a CDS encoding helix-turn-helix domain-containing protein is translated as MYMTVPETAAFLSMPEEQVTRYVLEGRIRAVHDGEQYLVNTSQFESHFLQLEQIKQELEEWRNTPIPDDIDIKDED